In one Alphaproteobacteria bacterium genomic region, the following are encoded:
- the fliN gene encoding flagellar motor switch protein FliN produces MADENDPQDENGQPPEAVAAEGGATPNDFDLQELGDGTSTDDYLDPRAAELMAPTGARDLEAVYEIPVQVAAVLGKASMQVSQLLKLGRGAVVELDRKVGEAIDIYVNNRLVARGEVVLVDDKLGVTMTEIIKSDKSQT; encoded by the coding sequence ATGGCAGACGAAAACGATCCCCAGGACGAAAACGGTCAACCGCCGGAAGCGGTGGCGGCCGAAGGCGGTGCCACGCCGAACGACTTCGATCTGCAGGAGCTCGGAGACGGCACCAGTACGGACGACTACCTCGACCCGCGTGCCGCCGAATTGATGGCGCCGACGGGTGCCCGCGATCTGGAGGCCGTCTACGAGATCCCGGTGCAGGTTGCCGCGGTTTTGGGCAAGGCGTCGATGCAGGTCAGTCAGCTGCTGAAACTGGGCCGCGGCGCGGTGGTGGAACTGGACCGCAAGGTCGGTGAAGCGATCGACATCTACGTCAACAACCGGCTTGTCGCGCGTGGCGAGGTGGTTCTGGTCGATGACAAGTTGGGCGTGACCATGACGGAAATCATCAAATCCGATAAGTCGCAGACCTGA
- a CDS encoding MotA/TolQ/ExbB proton channel family protein, with amino-acid sequence MATDTQPGQGGQRPLTQPATRGSVDIATIFGILGAAILIGTAIVLGGSPSSFIDYPSVLIVIGGTFGVVTACFSLRDMAGAFRTVGRTFFRSNLDAGEAATQLLQLAQIARYRGVLAIQSYMPAVEDREMLRAGLSMVVDGTPGEDVERIMRREVQAIAQRQSRSVSILKKAAEISPAMGLIGTLVGLIQMLANLDDPNTIGPSMAVALLTTFYGALLSNVVFTPLASKMERNATEEMLLNQLYVMAASSIGRQENPRRLEMLFNTVLPPSQRVDYFG; translated from the coding sequence ATGGCAACCGATACGCAGCCGGGACAAGGCGGTCAGCGCCCCCTCACCCAACCCGCAACCCGCGGGTCGGTGGATATCGCCACGATTTTCGGCATTCTCGGCGCTGCCATTCTGATCGGAACGGCCATCGTTCTGGGCGGCAGCCCGAGTTCCTTCATTGATTATCCTTCGGTTCTAATCGTCATCGGCGGCACCTTTGGCGTCGTTACGGCCTGTTTCTCGCTTCGTGACATGGCGGGGGCCTTTCGCACCGTCGGGCGAACCTTCTTCCGTAGCAACCTGGACGCCGGCGAGGCCGCGACGCAGCTCCTGCAATTGGCGCAGATCGCCCGCTATCGCGGTGTCTTGGCCATTCAGAGCTACATGCCCGCCGTCGAAGACCGCGAAATGCTGCGGGCCGGCCTGTCCATGGTCGTCGACGGCACGCCGGGGGAGGATGTCGAACGCATCATGCGGCGCGAAGTACAGGCCATCGCCCAGCGTCAGAGCCGATCGGTCTCGATCCTGAAGAAGGCAGCGGAAATTTCCCCGGCCATGGGCTTGATCGGTACCCTGGTCGGGCTGATCCAGATGCTGGCAAATCTCGACGACCCCAATACGATCGGACCGTCCATGGCGGTCGCGCTGCTGACCACCTTCTACGGCGCCCTGCTGTCCAACGTCGTGTTCACGCCCCTGGCCTCCAAGATGGAGCGTAATGCGACCGAGGAAATGCTGCTGAACCAGCTTTACGTCATGGCGGCGTCCTCAATCGGGCGTCAGGAAAACCCTCGCCGCCTCGAGATGTTGTTCAATACCGTTCTGCCCCCGTCTCAGCGGGTGGACTATTTCGGATAG